In Devosia beringensis, a single window of DNA contains:
- a CDS encoding sigma-54-dependent transcriptional regulator, whose product MTPTAVLIVDDEGIVRNALNQWLSLSGFAVSAAANAREAMAKVVETRPLVVISDVRMPFQSGLELLTAIKEQDPTIAVILITGHGDVPMAVKAMRDGAFDFLQKPYEPEQLVSVIERAANQARLQRELLDLRRRLDGGSEQLAGRLIGPSRAMEEVRNLLLDIAAIDTDVIIQGETGTGKEVVARCLHDFSSRAQGPFVAVNCAAIPAELIESELFGHESGAFTGSAGVRIGKFEFANHGTLLLDEIEGMPLLAQAKVLRVIQERMVERVGSNRQIPLDLRIIAATKVNLEREANAGRFRADLYFRLNTATVDLPPLRERGDDALFLFQHFLALAQRRFNKPELPLHPADIGSILAHEWPGNVRELKAAADRFAMGLSRREQSMSALLGANDPIEPGLAERVASYERGIIEEELRRQNNSIAAVCLALGVPRRTLTEKMTRLGVTRSGSG is encoded by the coding sequence ATGACGCCAACGGCCGTACTGATCGTCGATGACGAGGGCATTGTCCGCAATGCCCTCAACCAGTGGCTCAGCCTCTCCGGCTTTGCCGTGAGCGCCGCGGCCAATGCGCGCGAGGCCATGGCCAAGGTCGTGGAAACCCGCCCGCTGGTGGTGATCTCGGATGTGCGCATGCCGTTCCAGAGCGGCCTCGAGCTGCTTACCGCGATCAAGGAGCAGGATCCCACCATCGCCGTCATCCTGATCACCGGGCATGGCGATGTGCCCATGGCGGTCAAGGCCATGCGGGACGGCGCCTTCGACTTCCTGCAAAAGCCCTATGAGCCCGAGCAACTGGTCAGCGTCATCGAGCGCGCCGCCAACCAGGCCCGGCTGCAGCGCGAACTGCTAGACCTGCGCCGGCGCCTCGACGGCGGCAGCGAACAGCTGGCCGGCCGGCTGATCGGCCCGTCGCGGGCGATGGAGGAGGTGCGCAATCTGCTGCTCGACATCGCCGCCATCGACACCGATGTCATCATCCAGGGCGAGACCGGCACCGGCAAGGAGGTGGTGGCACGCTGCCTGCACGACTTTTCCAGCCGGGCCCAGGGCCCCTTCGTGGCCGTCAACTGCGCCGCCATTCCCGCCGAACTGATCGAATCCGAGCTGTTTGGCCATGAATCGGGCGCGTTCACCGGCAGCGCGGGTGTGCGGATCGGCAAGTTCGAATTCGCCAATCACGGCACCCTGCTGCTCGACGAGATCGAGGGCATGCCGCTGCTGGCCCAGGCCAAGGTGCTGCGGGTGATCCAGGAGCGGATGGTGGAAAGGGTCGGCTCCAACCGGCAGATTCCGCTCGACCTGCGGATCATCGCCGCCACCAAGGTCAATCTGGAGCGCGAGGCCAATGCCGGGCGTTTTCGCGCCGATCTCTATTTCCGGCTCAATACCGCCACCGTGGACCTGCCGCCCCTGCGCGAGCGGGGCGACGATGCCCTCTTCCTGTTCCAGCACTTCCTCGCGCTGGCACAGCGGCGCTTCAACAAGCCTGAACTGCCCCTCCATCCGGCCGATATCGGTTCAATCCTCGCCCATGAGTGGCCGGGCAATGTCCGCGAACTGAAGGCGGCGGCGGACCGCTTTGCCATGGGTCTGTCGCGGCGCGAGCAGTCGATGAGCGCACTGCTGGGAGCCAATGACCCCATCGAGCCGGGCCTGGCCGAACGCGTCGCCAGCTATGAGCGGGGCATCATCGAGGAAGAGCTGCGGCGCCAGAACAATTCGATTGCCGCGGTCTGTCTCGCCCTTGGCGTGCCGCGCCGCACCCTGACGGAAAAGATGACCCGGCTCGGCGTCACCAGGAGCGGATCGGGCTGA
- a CDS encoding helix-turn-helix domain-containing protein: MQLSDNVSPLQTQTLWPSEGTGTGAVRLLAPYDALFREGDDTVAFYEILSGAVRAYKIFPDGRRQIVAFAFPGDIVGFGHGDTYRFDCDSLTTTRVRVIHKLSLLRAMRDRPELAEKLLEVARGEVETLQDLSLLLCRKTAIERIASFLLTMARKSADPASGERLPLPMCRADIADYLGLTIETVSRNMTRLRSLRIIDLPDRGSFQVRSLERLRQLAECDGNSH, from the coding sequence ATGCAGCTCTCTGATAATGTATCCCCATTGCAGACTCAAACGCTCTGGCCAAGCGAGGGCACCGGTACCGGCGCCGTACGCCTGCTGGCCCCCTATGACGCCCTGTTTCGCGAAGGCGATGACACCGTCGCCTTCTATGAAATCCTCAGCGGCGCCGTGCGCGCCTACAAGATCTTTCCCGACGGCCGCCGCCAGATCGTCGCCTTTGCCTTTCCCGGCGACATTGTCGGCTTCGGCCACGGCGATACCTACCGCTTTGACTGCGACTCCCTGACCACCACACGGGTGCGCGTCATCCACAAGCTGTCGCTGCTGCGCGCCATGCGCGATCGCCCCGAACTGGCCGAAAAGCTGCTCGAAGTGGCGCGCGGCGAAGTCGAGACGCTGCAGGACCTGTCGCTGCTGCTATGCCGCAAGACGGCCATCGAGCGCATTGCCAGCTTCCTGTTGACCATGGCGCGCAAATCGGCCGATCCCGCCTCGGGCGAGCGCCTGCCGCTGCCCATGTGCCGGGCCGACATTGCCGACTATCTCGGCCTGACCATTGAAACCGTCAGCCGCAACATGACCCGGCTGCGCTCCTTGCGCATCATTGATCTTCCCGACCGCGGCAGCTTCCAGGTGCGCAGCCTTGAGCGTCTCCGCCAACTTGCCGAATGTGACGGCAACAGCCACTGA
- a CDS encoding response regulator: MSDRQHHILIVDDDAQIRRMLRRCFEDEGYRVSEAMGQAGVDAALATGVDLITLDLNLDGTDGLSIARAIRQNWDLPIIMITGKGDMIDRIVGLEIGADDYIAKPFHLREVLARVRSVLRRTQPRPAPLATASASAPAKAARVSFDGFVLDLDRRDLRGPDGEIRLTSGEFDLLALFARHPHRVLSRDQIMDLLKGHDWSPNDRSIDNQVARLRKLIEPDARAPRLLKTVRGAGYSFTPQSLQS, translated from the coding sequence ATGAGCGATCGCCAGCATCACATTCTGATCGTCGATGACGACGCCCAGATTCGCCGCATGCTGCGGCGCTGCTTCGAGGATGAGGGCTATCGCGTCAGCGAAGCCATGGGGCAGGCCGGCGTCGATGCGGCACTGGCGACCGGGGTGGACCTGATCACCCTCGATCTCAACCTGGACGGGACCGATGGACTCTCGATCGCCCGCGCCATCAGGCAGAACTGGGACCTGCCGATCATCATGATCACCGGCAAGGGCGACATGATCGACCGTATCGTGGGGCTGGAGATCGGCGCCGACGACTATATCGCCAAGCCCTTCCATTTGCGCGAAGTGCTGGCCCGCGTGCGCTCGGTGCTGCGCCGCACGCAGCCGCGTCCGGCCCCGCTCGCCACGGCCTCAGCGTCCGCGCCGGCCAAGGCGGCCCGGGTGAGTTTCGATGGCTTTGTGCTCGATCTGGATCGCCGCGATCTGCGCGGACCGGACGGGGAGATCCGCCTGACCAGCGGCGAGTTCGACCTGCTGGCGCTGTTCGCCCGGCACCCGCACCGTGTGCTCAGCCGCGATCAGATCATGGATCTGCTCAAGGGGCATGACTGGAGCCCCAATGACCGCAGCATCGACAATCAGGTGGCCCGGTTGCGCAAGCTGATCGAGCCGGACGCCCGCGCGCCCCGGCTCCTCAAGACTGTGCGTGGCGCCGGCTACAGCTTTACCCCGCAGTCGCTGCAGTCCTGA
- a CDS encoding PAS domain S-box protein: MSDDKELNASLLGQARKLQSILESAVDGIITIDDHGAITTVNPAAARLFGYDQEEFLGRNVHFLMPAPYHAEHDGYLHNYRSSGRRRIIGIGREVSGRRRDGTVFPMHLAVSEFEMDGRTFFTGIIHDLSAHKATEIALRQAQKMEAMGQLTGGIAHDFNNLLTVIIGNLEMLEGKLTTPLQRELTTEALDAADLGARLTARLLAFARRSHLEPESINLNSFVLGLTDMLHRTLGETVYLSSALTPSLWPVRVDPSQVESAIVNLAVNARDAMPNGGRLVIETSNVAVSDDMASRLDTLHAGDYVKLTVSDTGEGMSSAVRERAFEPFFTTKEMGRGTGLGLSMIYGFAKQSGGLATIDSAPGKGTIVAIYLPRHRVEPTLVVDADLGGSTLVGAGQTILAVEDDERVRKLTVTRLTQLGYTVLAAGSGAEAIDILAGGRPVDLLFSDVVMPGGMSGFELRAKVQALYPNMPVLLTSGYAEELSREGGAVGDGPLKILNKPYRLAELAAAIDDALKS, from the coding sequence GTGTCCGATGATAAAGAACTGAATGCCTCCCTGCTCGGCCAGGCGCGCAAGCTTCAGTCGATCCTGGAATCGGCGGTGGACGGCATCATCACCATTGATGATCACGGCGCCATTACTACGGTCAATCCGGCAGCAGCGCGCCTGTTCGGCTATGATCAGGAAGAGTTTCTGGGCCGCAACGTGCATTTCCTGATGCCCGCGCCCTACCATGCCGAGCACGACGGCTACCTGCACAATTACCGCTCCAGCGGCCGCCGGCGGATCATCGGCATCGGCCGGGAAGTCAGCGGCAGGCGCCGCGATGGCACGGTCTTTCCCATGCACCTGGCCGTCAGCGAATTTGAAATGGACGGCCGCACCTTCTTTACCGGAATCATTCACGATCTGTCGGCCCACAAGGCCACCGAGATCGCGCTGCGGCAGGCCCAGAAGATGGAGGCCATGGGGCAGCTGACCGGCGGCATTGCGCACGATTTCAACAATCTGCTGACCGTCATCATCGGCAATCTGGAAATGCTTGAAGGCAAGCTCACCACGCCGCTGCAGCGCGAGCTGACCACCGAGGCGCTCGACGCCGCCGATCTCGGCGCCCGCCTCACCGCCCGCCTGCTGGCCTTTGCCCGCCGCTCCCATCTCGAGCCCGAGAGCATCAACCTCAACAGTTTCGTGCTCGGTCTCACCGACATGCTGCACCGCACCCTGGGGGAAACCGTCTATCTCTCTAGTGCCCTCACGCCCAGCCTGTGGCCGGTGCGCGTCGACCCGTCCCAGGTCGAGAGCGCCATCGTCAACCTTGCCGTCAACGCCCGCGATGCCATGCCCAATGGTGGACGGCTGGTGATCGAGACGTCCAATGTGGCCGTCAGCGACGATATGGCCAGCCGGCTCGATACGCTGCATGCGGGCGACTATGTCAAATTGACCGTTTCCGATACCGGCGAAGGCATGAGCAGCGCCGTGCGCGAGCGCGCCTTCGAGCCGTTTTTCACCACCAAGGAGATGGGACGCGGGACCGGCCTGGGCCTGTCGATGATCTATGGCTTTGCCAAGCAGTCGGGCGGCCTGGCCACCATTGACAGCGCCCCCGGCAAGGGCACCATCGTCGCGATCTATCTGCCGCGCCACCGGGTCGAACCCACGCTCGTCGTCGACGCCGACCTTGGCGGCTCGACGCTGGTCGGGGCAGGGCAGACCATCCTGGCCGTCGAGGATGACGAACGGGTCCGCAAGCTGACCGTGACCCGTTTGACGCAGCTCGGTTACACCGTCCTGGCGGCGGGCAGCGGCGCCGAGGCCATCGACATTCTGGCGGGCGGCAGGCCGGTGGACCTGCTGTTCTCCGATGTGGTCATGCCCGGCGGGATGAGCGGCTTCGAGCTGCGCGCCAAGGTGCAGGCGCTCTATCCCAACATGCCGGTACTGCTGACCTCGGGCTATGCCGAGGAACTGTCGCGCGAGGGCGGCGCGGTCGGGGATGGCCCCCTCAAGATCCTCAACAAGCCCTATCGCCTGGCCGAGCTCGCCGCCGCCATCGACGACGCGCTCAAGTCCTGA
- a CDS encoding NAD(P)/FAD-dependent oxidoreductase: MAHIVVLGAGLGGTIMAYELRDALGAEHQVSVINKGPEYSFVPSNPWVAVGWRDREAVTVDLGPVFAKRKIGFHPEGAKRLHPAEKRVELTDGRSVSYDYLAISTGPELAFDEIPGFGPEHFTQSVCQIDHALAAKPAFDALVANPGPVIIGAVQGASCFGPAYEFAFILEKALRDAKVRDRVPMTFVTAEPYIGHLGLDGVGDTKGMLESAMRNRHIKWICNAKVDKVEAGKLSVSEIAEDGSVKQAHELPFAYSMMLPAFRGVAAVRDIEGLTNPRGFILADKYQRNPAFPEIFSVGVCVAIPPLAKTPVPVGVPKTGFMIESMVTATVQNIARLVAGEQPNAIPTWNAICLADFGDSGIAFVAQPQLPPRNVNWSAEGKWVHLAKIGFEKYFLGKIRSGKSEPFYEHLALQVLGIDKLKAVKTEPAE; this comes from the coding sequence ATGGCACATATCGTCGTACTCGGCGCCGGACTTGGTGGCACCATCATGGCCTATGAACTGCGTGATGCCCTGGGGGCGGAGCACCAGGTCAGCGTGATCAACAAGGGCCCGGAATATTCGTTCGTGCCCTCCAATCCGTGGGTGGCCGTGGGCTGGCGTGATCGCGAGGCCGTAACGGTTGATCTGGGGCCGGTCTTTGCCAAGCGCAAAATCGGCTTTCACCCCGAGGGCGCCAAGCGACTGCATCCAGCCGAGAAGCGCGTCGAACTGACCGACGGCCGGAGCGTCAGCTATGACTATCTTGCCATCTCGACGGGGCCGGAACTGGCCTTTGACGAAATCCCGGGCTTCGGGCCGGAGCACTTTACCCAGTCGGTCTGCCAGATCGATCACGCCCTGGCGGCCAAGCCGGCCTTTGATGCGCTGGTGGCCAATCCGGGGCCGGTGATCATCGGCGCGGTGCAAGGCGCGTCCTGCTTCGGGCCGGCCTACGAGTTCGCCTTCATTCTCGAAAAAGCCCTGCGCGATGCCAAGGTGCGCGACCGCGTGCCGATGACCTTTGTCACCGCCGAACCCTATATCGGCCATCTCGGTCTCGATGGCGTGGGCGATACCAAGGGCATGCTCGAAAGCGCCATGCGCAACCGGCACATCAAGTGGATCTGCAATGCCAAGGTCGACAAGGTCGAGGCCGGCAAGCTCAGCGTATCGGAAATCGCCGAGGATGGTTCGGTCAAGCAGGCGCATGAGCTGCCCTTTGCCTATTCGATGATGCTGCCCGCCTTCCGCGGGGTGGCTGCCGTACGCGATATCGAGGGGCTGACCAATCCGCGCGGCTTCATCCTGGCCGACAAGTATCAGCGTAACCCCGCCTTCCCGGAAATCTTCTCGGTGGGTGTCTGCGTGGCGATCCCGCCCCTGGCCAAGACGCCGGTGCCCGTGGGCGTGCCCAAGACCGGCTTCATGATCGAATCCATGGTCACCGCCACGGTGCAGAACATCGCCCGGCTGGTGGCGGGCGAGCAGCCCAATGCCATTCCCACCTGGAACGCCATCTGCCTCGCCGACTTCGGCGATTCCGGCATTGCCTTCGTGGCGCAGCCGCAATTGCCGCCGCGCAATGTGAACTGGTCGGCCGAGGGCAAGTGGGTGCACCTGGCCAAGATCGGCTTTGAAAAGTATTTCCTGGGCAAGATCCGCTCGGGCAAGTCAGAGCCCTTCTACGAGCATCTTGCCCTGCAGGTCCTGGGCATCGACAAGCTCAAGGCGGTCAAGACCGAGCCGGCCGAATAG
- a CDS encoding helix-turn-helix domain-containing protein: MAPRAYYVPEANGVERLPTELQMFHASPLVMRAAHWHAQVEVNFIVRGWAHYRMSGHDVRFNAGDMALFWGGLPHWLDDASDDLIYAGGHLPLVHFFRLRLPQNVQSKLMQGATLVTRATDASDPVNFARWNDYARSGDPMKASMAVDELLLRIERVRFDAYDLLPGPADVVSAVDGLDHHSSPIVVRICDFIADNFREDIDSADIAAAADIHPKYAMTVFKKSTGMTLNDYVNLMRLSYAQALLMQEEANVLQVAMDSGFGSLSAFNKSFRKIAGMSPTDFRRDVRCRPPAATPLRANSRGAVN, encoded by the coding sequence ATGGCGCCCCGAGCCTATTATGTGCCCGAGGCCAATGGCGTGGAGCGGCTGCCCACCGAGCTGCAGATGTTTCATGCATCGCCCCTGGTCATGCGCGCGGCCCACTGGCACGCCCAGGTCGAGGTGAATTTTATCGTTCGCGGCTGGGCGCATTACCGCATGAGCGGGCATGATGTGCGCTTCAATGCTGGGGATATGGCCCTGTTCTGGGGCGGTCTGCCGCACTGGCTCGACGATGCCTCCGACGACCTGATCTATGCCGGCGGGCACCTGCCGCTGGTGCATTTCTTTCGTCTGCGGCTGCCGCAGAACGTGCAGTCAAAGCTGATGCAGGGGGCCACCCTGGTGACCCGCGCCACCGACGCCTCAGACCCGGTCAATTTCGCGCGATGGAACGACTATGCGCGCTCCGGTGACCCGATGAAGGCCAGCATGGCCGTCGATGAGCTGCTGCTGCGCATCGAACGGGTGCGCTTCGACGCCTATGACCTGCTGCCGGGACCGGCCGATGTGGTCAGCGCGGTGGACGGACTCGATCACCACTCATCGCCGATCGTGGTGCGCATCTGCGATTTCATCGCCGACAATTTCCGTGAGGACATCGATTCCGCCGACATTGCCGCGGCCGCCGACATTCATCCCAAATACGCCATGACGGTCTTCAAGAAGTCCACCGGCATGACCCTCAACGACTATGTCAACCTGATGCGGCTCAGCTATGCCCAGGCCCTGCTGATGCAGGAAGAGGCCAATGTGCTGCAGGTGGCCATGGATAGCGGCTTTGGTTCACTCAGTGCCTTCAACAAGTCGTTCCGCAAGATCGCCGGCATGTCGCCCACCGACTTCCGCCGGGATGTGCGCTGCCGCCCCCCTGCGGCAACACCGCTGCGCGCCAATTCCCGCGGCGCCGTGAACTGA
- a CDS encoding ABC transporter substrate-binding protein gives MNRIASRWHQKLAVALAGISLLTVAAASAGEISVWVWDKAFNGDTMREAGALYTAEHPDVTFNVDDTASQDDIRAKLQTQLLAGSTEGLPDIVLIQDDIAQKYLQSFPGAFEPLSDSIDMSVFAPYKVAAATLDGKSYSVPFDSGVTGLFYRSDYLEEAGFTAADLDNITWDRLVEIGTEIKAKTGHLLLDLDLNDTGLIRMMMQSAGQWYFNADGSLNIVDNAALKKALETYAKFYQADLVKPVSGWAEYTGAFTSGEVAMVPVGVWITATIKANADQSGMWGVAPTPRMDLEGSVNASNQGGSSWFVLSSSDNKEETIDFLNTVWAGNSQFYQDILIKRGAVGSLLAAREGDAFKASDDFFGGAPVWQNFSDWLGQIPSVDYGTFTAEVDAAVQAQLPTIIEGGDIDAALRAINDQATQQMQ, from the coding sequence ATGAACCGCATCGCATCACGGTGGCACCAGAAGCTCGCCGTCGCCCTCGCCGGCATCAGCCTGCTCACCGTCGCCGCCGCATCGGCCGGCGAAATCTCGGTCTGGGTCTGGGACAAGGCCTTCAATGGCGACACCATGCGCGAGGCCGGCGCTCTCTACACAGCCGAACATCCCGACGTCACCTTCAACGTCGATGACACCGCAAGCCAGGACGATATCCGCGCCAAGCTGCAGACGCAGCTGCTGGCCGGCAGCACCGAAGGTCTGCCCGATATCGTGCTGATCCAGGACGACATTGCCCAGAAATACCTGCAGTCCTTCCCGGGCGCCTTTGAGCCGCTGTCGGACTCGATCGATATGTCGGTGTTTGCGCCCTACAAGGTCGCCGCCGCCACGCTGGACGGCAAATCCTATTCCGTGCCCTTCGATTCGGGCGTAACGGGCCTGTTCTACCGCTCCGACTATCTCGAGGAAGCCGGCTTCACCGCGGCCGACCTCGACAATATCACCTGGGATCGCCTGGTCGAAATCGGCACCGAGATCAAGGCCAAGACCGGCCATCTGCTGCTCGACCTCGACCTCAACGATACCGGCCTGATCCGCATGATGATGCAGTCGGCCGGCCAGTGGTACTTCAACGCGGACGGCAGCCTGAACATCGTCGACAATGCAGCGCTCAAGAAGGCGCTCGAGACCTATGCCAAGTTCTACCAGGCCGACCTGGTCAAGCCGGTCTCCGGCTGGGCCGAATATACCGGCGCCTTCACCTCGGGCGAAGTCGCCATGGTTCCGGTCGGCGTCTGGATCACTGCCACCATCAAGGCCAATGCCGATCAGTCCGGCATGTGGGGCGTCGCCCCCACGCCGCGCATGGACCTCGAAGGCTCGGTCAATGCCTCCAACCAGGGCGGTTCGAGCTGGTTTGTCCTGTCCTCGTCGGACAACAAGGAAGAGACCATCGACTTCCTCAACACCGTCTGGGCCGGCAATAGCCAGTTCTACCAGGACATCCTGATCAAGCGCGGCGCCGTGGGCTCGCTGCTCGCTGCGCGTGAAGGCGATGCCTTCAAGGCCTCCGACGACTTCTTCGGCGGCGCGCCCGTCTGGCAGAACTTCTCCGATTGGCTCGGCCAGATCCCGAGCGTGGACTACGGCACCTTCACCGCCGAAGTCGATGCGGCCGTGCAGGCCCAGCTGCCCACGATCATCGAGGGCGGCGACATCGACGCGGCGCTGCGGGCGATCAACGACCAGGCCACCCAGCAGATGCAATAG
- a CDS encoding carbohydrate ABC transporter permease, whose translation MAQARLDRREQITGWAFIAPALVLLGLFMIYPIVWSLWMSFQVGKGMNLSFGGFTNIMRLTKDTVFLRALGNTFTFFIIQVPIMITLALLFAVALNDATLKFRGLFRTAIFLPCVTSLIAYSTLFKSMFATDGVVNQALMAIHAISGPISWFGDPFWAKVVVIIAITWRWTGYNMIFYLAALQNIDRSIYEAARIDGVPAWARFRYLTIPMLKPVILFTTVISTIGTLQLFDEVYNFTAGTGGPSDSTLTLSLYIYNLTFKFMPSFGYSATASWVIVIVVAILSFLQFLVARDRRVKP comes from the coding sequence TTGGCACAGGCGCGACTGGATCGCCGCGAGCAGATCACGGGCTGGGCATTCATCGCCCCTGCCCTCGTGCTGCTCGGACTGTTCATGATCTATCCCATCGTCTGGTCGCTCTGGATGAGCTTCCAGGTCGGCAAGGGGATGAATCTGAGTTTTGGCGGCTTCACCAATATCATGCGGCTGACCAAGGATACGGTGTTCCTGCGGGCGCTGGGCAATACCTTCACCTTCTTCATAATTCAGGTGCCCATCATGATCACCCTGGCGCTGCTGTTCGCGGTGGCGCTCAATGATGCGACCCTGAAATTCCGCGGCCTGTTCCGCACGGCGATCTTTTTGCCCTGCGTGACCTCGCTAATCGCCTATTCGACGCTGTTCAAGTCGATGTTCGCCACCGACGGCGTGGTCAACCAGGCGCTGATGGCCATCCACGCCATTTCGGGGCCGATCTCCTGGTTCGGCGACCCCTTCTGGGCCAAGGTCGTGGTCATCATCGCCATCACCTGGCGCTGGACCGGCTACAACATGATCTTCTACCTGGCGGCGCTGCAGAATATCGACCGCTCGATCTACGAGGCCGCCCGCATTGACGGCGTGCCGGCCTGGGCGCGCTTCCGCTACCTGACCATTCCCATGCTCAAGCCGGTGATCCTGTTCACCACGGTAATCTCCACCATCGGCACGCTGCAGCTGTTCGACGAGGTCTACAACTTCACCGCCGGCACCGGCGGCCCCTCGGATTCGACGCTGACCCTGTCGCTCTACATCTACAACCTGACCTTCAAGTTCATGCCCAGCTTCGGCTATTCGGCCACTGCCTCCTGGGTCATCGTCATCGTGGTCGCCATTCTGAGCTTCCTGCAGTTCCTTGTCGCCCGCGACCGGAGGGTCAAGCCATGA
- a CDS encoding carbohydrate ABC transporter permease, with product MLSVAAFISVFPFFWMIVGATNSSADIIKGKASFGDALFTNAATFFTQVDALRVFWNSGFIAVVATALTLVISSLAGYGFEMFRSRIRERIFSLLLLLLSIPFAAMMVPLFVMFAQAKLVNTYVAVILPTVASIFIIFYFRQATKAFPSELRDAAKIDGLKEWQIFLFVYMPVMRSTYAAATIIIFMTNWNNYLWPLIVLQTAENKTITLILSALTSAYTPDYGMLLFGTVLATLPTLVIFFLLQRRFVEGMLGAVK from the coding sequence ATGCTCAGCGTGGCCGCCTTCATCTCGGTCTTCCCGTTCTTCTGGATGATCGTGGGCGCCACCAACAGCTCGGCCGACATCATCAAGGGCAAGGCCAGTTTCGGCGATGCCCTGTTCACCAATGCCGCCACATTCTTCACCCAGGTCGATGCGCTGCGGGTGTTCTGGAATTCCGGCTTCATCGCGGTGGTCGCCACCGCGCTGACGCTGGTGATCTCCTCGCTGGCCGGCTACGGCTTCGAGATGTTCCGGTCGCGCATTCGCGAGCGCATCTTCAGCCTCTTGCTGCTGCTGCTGTCGATCCCGTTTGCGGCGATGATGGTGCCGCTGTTCGTGATGTTTGCCCAGGCCAAGCTGGTCAACACCTATGTGGCAGTGATCCTGCCCACGGTGGCCTCGATCTTCATCATTTTCTACTTCCGCCAGGCGACCAAGGCCTTCCCGAGCGAATTGCGCGACGCGGCCAAGATCGACGGGCTCAAGGAATGGCAGATTTTCCTGTTCGTCTACATGCCGGTGATGCGCTCGACCTATGCGGCGGCCACCATCATCATCTTCATGACCAACTGGAACAACTATCTCTGGCCGCTGATCGTGCTGCAGACGGCCGAGAACAAGACCATCACCCTGATCCTCTCCGCCCTCACCTCGGCCTATACCCCCGATTACGGTATGCTGCTGTTCGGGACAGTGCTCGCCACCCTGCCCACCCTCGTCATTTTCTTCCTGCTCCAGCGCCGCTTCGTCGAAGGCATGCTGGGCGCGGTCAAATAG
- a CDS encoding ABC transporter ATP-binding protein, translating into MSSLKLTGVRKSYGNLEVIKGVDLEIKSKEFVVFVGPSGCGKSTLLRMIAGLEHISAGDLEIGGQRINEVDPSKRGIAMVFQSYALYPHMTVRENMGFALRFAGVAKDQIAIQVQEAARILALEPLLDRVPKELSGGQRQRVAIGRAIVRNPQVFLFDEPLSNLDAELRVHMRIEIARLHKELQTTIVYVTHDQVEAMTLADTIVVLRDGRIEQVGRPLDLYDNPANLFVAGFIGSPRMNFMAGRVTASGQGSITVELTHQGKAQVTLPVAGTAPAIGDAVTVGLRAEHFGAAGAGGADIHLDIDVAEHLGSTSYIYANTKTGEQIIIEREESRNELDRESITVSIDPDRAYLFDAQGLRIQ; encoded by the coding sequence ATGAGCAGCTTGAAACTCACGGGCGTGCGCAAGTCCTACGGCAATCTTGAGGTCATCAAGGGCGTGGACCTCGAAATCAAGAGCAAGGAATTCGTCGTCTTTGTCGGCCCCTCGGGCTGCGGCAAGTCCACCCTGCTGCGCATGATCGCCGGCCTCGAACATATCAGTGCCGGCGATCTCGAAATCGGCGGCCAGCGCATCAACGAGGTTGATCCGAGTAAGCGCGGCATTGCCATGGTGTTCCAGTCCTATGCGCTCTATCCGCATATGACGGTGCGCGAGAATATGGGCTTTGCCCTGCGCTTTGCCGGCGTGGCCAAGGACCAGATCGCCATCCAGGTGCAGGAAGCCGCGCGCATCCTGGCGCTCGAGCCGCTGCTCGACCGCGTGCCCAAGGAACTCTCGGGCGGCCAGCGCCAGCGCGTCGCCATCGGGCGGGCCATTGTGCGCAATCCGCAGGTCTTCCTGTTCGACGAGCCGCTGAGCAACCTCGATGCCGAGCTGCGCGTGCATATGCGCATCGAGATTGCCCGGCTGCACAAGGAGCTGCAGACCACCATCGTCTATGTCACGCATGACCAGGTTGAGGCCATGACCCTGGCCGACACCATCGTGGTGCTGCGCGACGGCCGCATCGAACAGGTGGGCCGGCCGCTCGACCTCTATGACAACCCGGCCAATCTCTTCGTTGCCGGCTTTATCGGCTCGCCGCGGATGAACTTCATGGCCGGCCGTGTCACCGCCTCAGGCCAAGGCTCGATCACTGTCGAGCTGACCCATCAAGGCAAGGCTCAGGTCACCCTGCCCGTTGCCGGCACGGCCCCCGCTATCGGCGACGCCGTAACGGTTGGCCTGCGGGCAGAGCATTTCGGGGCTGCTGGTGCCGGTGGCGCCGACATTCATCTCGATATCGATGTGGCCGAGCATCTCGGCTCGACCAGCTATATCTACGCCAATACCAAGACCGGCGAGCAGATCATCATCGAACGCGAGGAATCGCGCAACGAGCTCGATCGCGAAAGCATCACCGTCTCGATCGATCCGGACCGGGCCTATCTGTTCGACGCCCAGGGCCTGCGCATCCAGTAG